The following coding sequences are from one Leptolyngbya sp. NIES-3755 window:
- a CDS encoding ABC transporter related (similar to AA sequence:cyanobase_aa:Npun_R1803), protein MFWRISPRRILRSIAPRPDSRRRTPTLLQMEAVECGAAALGIILAYYDRIVPLAELRQACGVSRDGSKASNVLSAAKSYQLQAKGFKTELEALRKLKCPYIVFWNFNHFLVVEGFAKNKVYLNDPATGPRTVSTEEFNESYTGVVLVFEPGAEFRPGGRKPSTVLALWDQLQGSIGALAYCVAAGLLLVIPGLALPAFSQAFVDNVLIEGRDDWIRPLILGILFTSVLNGFLTLLQLQFLRRMKIKLAVGMSSRFLWHILRLPVSFYDQRFAGEISSRVRLNDSLAALLSGRLATTMISAVTVFFYAFVMLQYDVVLTSIGIAFVAVNITVWRWVSRQRVDANMRLMQEQGKVSGVSISGLQSMETLKASGLESDFFSRWAGYYAKAINAHQEMDTTNQTLGVLPSFLTSITSMLLLVIGGLRVMDGVLSIGMLVAFQAMMQKFLEPVNNLVSLAGELQEMEGNLNRLDDVLRNPIDAALNQPKSLSTSTVRLQGYVELHNLTFGYNRAGKPLIENLSFRLRPGQRVALVGGSGSGKSTVAKLVCGLYEPWSGEILFDHQPRAQIRREVITNSIALVEQDISLFSGSVRDNLTLWDATIPQNNLVRACKDAAIHDVVLSMPGGYNADLAEGATNLSGGQRQRLEIARSLVNNPSILVMDEATSALDSETEKLIDQKLRERGCTCIIVAHRLSTIRDCDEIIVLDRGKVVQRGSHDELRQIEGKYLQLIRSEGEAL, encoded by the coding sequence ATGTTTTGGCGAATTTCACCCAGGCGAATTCTACGATCGATAGCACCCCGTCCCGATAGTCGGCGGCGAACACCAACCTTGCTACAAATGGAAGCGGTCGAATGTGGTGCAGCAGCATTGGGAATTATTTTGGCTTACTACGATCGGATTGTTCCACTTGCTGAATTGCGCCAAGCTTGTGGAGTTTCACGCGATGGCAGCAAAGCCTCGAATGTTCTTAGTGCTGCAAAAAGCTATCAGTTACAAGCGAAAGGCTTTAAGACAGAGTTAGAAGCACTCAGAAAGCTAAAGTGCCCGTATATTGTGTTCTGGAACTTTAATCATTTTTTAGTGGTTGAAGGCTTTGCTAAAAATAAGGTGTATCTCAATGATCCTGCAACTGGACCGCGCACCGTTTCTACTGAAGAATTTAATGAGTCTTATACAGGGGTAGTTCTCGTATTTGAACCGGGTGCAGAGTTTAGACCCGGTGGACGTAAACCGAGTACGGTTTTGGCTTTATGGGATCAATTGCAAGGTTCGATCGGTGCACTAGCTTATTGTGTTGCCGCGGGATTGTTATTAGTCATTCCTGGATTAGCTTTACCCGCATTTTCTCAAGCCTTTGTGGATAATGTTTTAATTGAGGGTCGCGATGATTGGATTCGCCCGCTCATTCTCGGAATTTTGTTTACATCAGTTCTAAATGGATTCCTTACGCTGCTACAACTTCAGTTTCTACGACGAATGAAGATTAAGCTTGCAGTTGGAATGTCAAGCCGATTCCTGTGGCACATTCTTCGCTTACCTGTGAGCTTTTATGATCAGCGATTTGCTGGAGAGATTAGCAGTCGAGTCCGGTTGAACGATAGTTTAGCCGCGTTGCTGTCTGGACGACTTGCAACTACTATGATTTCAGCAGTCACCGTCTTTTTCTATGCGTTCGTGATGCTGCAATATGATGTGGTTTTAACCTCGATCGGGATTGCATTTGTCGCAGTCAATATCACGGTTTGGCGGTGGGTGTCTCGGCAGCGAGTCGATGCCAATATGCGATTAATGCAAGAACAAGGAAAAGTTAGTGGAGTCTCGATTTCTGGCTTGCAAAGTATGGAAACTTTAAAGGCATCAGGACTAGAATCTGACTTCTTTTCACGCTGGGCAGGCTACTACGCGAAAGCAATCAACGCACATCAAGAGATGGATACAACGAATCAAACATTGGGAGTTCTGCCTTCTTTTCTCACTTCGATTACCTCAATGTTACTGTTGGTGATTGGCGGATTGCGCGTGATGGATGGAGTGTTAAGTATCGGAATGTTAGTAGCATTTCAAGCCATGATGCAGAAGTTTCTAGAACCTGTGAACAATTTAGTATCACTCGCGGGTGAACTGCAAGAAATGGAAGGCAATCTCAATCGATTAGATGACGTGTTGCGAAACCCGATCGATGCTGCTTTGAACCAACCTAAATCACTCTCTACCTCAACGGTTCGACTTCAGGGCTATGTTGAGCTTCATAACTTAACCTTCGGCTACAATCGTGCAGGCAAACCGTTAATCGAGAATCTGAGCTTTCGCTTAAGACCCGGTCAACGAGTTGCATTGGTAGGCGGAAGTGGTTCGGGTAAATCGACAGTCGCAAAGCTCGTTTGTGGCTTGTATGAGCCTTGGTCGGGTGAAATTCTGTTTGATCATCAACCGAGAGCACAGATTCGACGTGAAGTGATTACGAACTCGATCGCACTTGTTGAACAAGACATTTCGCTGTTTTCTGGCAGTGTTCGCGATAATCTAACACTCTGGGATGCGACGATTCCTCAAAACAACTTAGTTCGAGCTTGTAAAGATGCTGCGATTCATGATGTAGTGCTATCAATGCCAGGTGGCTACAATGCTGACCTTGCTGAAGGTGCAACGAATTTAAGTGGTGGACAACGGCAACGATTAGAAATTGCGCGATCGCTAGTGAACAATCCGTCGATTCTTGTCATGGATGAAGCCACGAGTGCGCTGGATTCTGAAACTGAGAAGCTCATTGATCAAAAGCTACGAGAGCGAGGCTGTACCTGCATTATTGTGGCGCATCGATTGAGCACGATTCGAGATTGCGACGAAATTATTGTGCTCGATCGCGGAAAAGTGGTGCAACGCGGTAGTCATGACGAACTTCGCCAGATTGAAGGAAAGTATCTGCAATTGATTCGGAGCGAAGGAGAAGCACTGTAA
- a CDS encoding secretion protein HlyD family protein (similar to AA sequence:cyanobase_aa:Npun_R1804) → MTTTEKPNLFRKEALDRLSSPERLDQLMQVVQPRKWIPLTAMGSLIAIGLAWSVFGRIPITVAGQGVIVFPSKVTAFQSPSSGQIAAINIRVGDMVKKGQVIATIDQTELQEKLQLARSKMAQLQEQDRTANSLQLQRQGVDSNTIQQQRQALQQSLSATQSVTPILREKGLDAIQRDRQSLEQRLQATRELLPTFQQRLKNRENLLQQGAVSADIVLQARQDVLSAQTRINEAESQLKQLDVKEADAQRQFLQNLNSAKEIQAQLQSLDSKIATQAEQDLNISTNRKKEIQDTERLITELSSQLKGKSQVVSNYSGRVLEVIAIPGQNLRENDRIGTIEAQDSSSKLMSVAYLPVSEGKKIRQGMELQVTPSTVKRERFGGIVAKVASVSAFPVTKESAANVIGGAELLQSLTEKGPQIQVLAELQPDSTTQSGLRWSSSKGPEEQITSGSTTSVRVTIDEQAPITFIFPILRSWSGVY, encoded by the coding sequence ATGACAACAACTGAGAAACCGAATCTATTTCGCAAAGAAGCGCTCGATCGATTATCGTCTCCGGAGCGGCTGGATCAATTGATGCAAGTCGTTCAGCCGAGAAAATGGATTCCCCTCACCGCGATGGGTTCATTGATTGCGATCGGGCTTGCTTGGAGTGTGTTTGGTCGAATTCCGATCACGGTTGCTGGACAAGGTGTGATTGTGTTTCCGAGCAAAGTGACCGCGTTTCAGTCTCCAAGTTCCGGTCAGATTGCAGCAATTAATATTCGAGTCGGTGACATGGTGAAAAAGGGACAAGTCATCGCTACGATCGATCAAACTGAACTTCAAGAAAAGCTGCAACTTGCCCGATCGAAGATGGCTCAACTTCAAGAACAAGATCGGACTGCGAATTCACTGCAACTTCAGCGGCAAGGGGTTGATAGCAATACGATTCAACAACAACGACAAGCATTACAACAAAGCTTATCAGCAACTCAATCAGTTACTCCGATTTTGCGCGAGAAAGGTTTAGACGCGATCCAGCGCGATCGACAAAGTTTAGAACAACGCTTACAAGCAACTCGCGAACTATTACCCACCTTTCAGCAGCGATTGAAGAACCGCGAGAATCTGTTACAACAAGGAGCCGTTTCAGCCGATATCGTCTTACAGGCGCGACAAGATGTTCTGAGTGCCCAAACGCGCATCAATGAAGCAGAATCGCAGCTTAAACAACTCGATGTCAAAGAAGCCGATGCCCAAAGGCAGTTTCTTCAAAATCTCAACAGTGCCAAAGAGATACAAGCTCAACTGCAATCGTTAGATAGCAAGATCGCAACTCAAGCAGAACAGGATTTGAATATTTCAACCAATCGAAAAAAAGAAATTCAAGATACCGAACGGTTAATCACAGAGCTTTCATCACAGCTTAAAGGCAAAAGTCAAGTTGTGAGTAACTACAGTGGGCGAGTGTTAGAAGTGATTGCAATTCCTGGACAAAACCTGCGAGAAAACGATCGGATTGGCACGATCGAAGCTCAAGATTCTTCGAGCAAGTTGATGAGCGTTGCATATTTGCCAGTGAGTGAAGGGAAAAAAATTCGGCAAGGTATGGAGCTACAAGTCACGCCTTCAACGGTCAAGCGCGAACGGTTTGGAGGCATTGTTGCGAAAGTCGCAAGTGTCTCTGCATTTCCTGTCACGAAAGAAAGTGCTGCGAATGTGATCGGCGGAGCGGAACTCTTACAAAGTTTGACCGAGAAAGGTCCGCAGATTCAAGTATTGGCTGAGTTACAACCTGATTCGACTACCCAGAGCGGATTACGATGGTCGTCGTCCAAAGGACCTGAAGAACAGATTACCTCTGGAAGCACAACTTCAGTCCGCGTGACGATCGACGAACAAGCCCCAATTACGTTTATCTTTCCAATTCTGCGATCGTGGAGCGGCGTTTATTAG